A genomic region of Methanosarcina thermophila TM-1 contains the following coding sequences:
- a CDS encoding pirin family protein → MRIIPAEARYYRDKGWVESYFLLSYSDYYDPKNLNFGSLRAFNEFILEPGKGFSSHPHAEVEITTIVLEGEITHEDNMGNRGVLGKEEVQCITTGRGIEHSEFNRGKEPLRFYQIWISPYKNNLEPAYSKKKFEPSGWKNRLLPLASGQGFEDALKINADVTIYRASLEKENKLHFNSKEGRFVFIYISNGELSVNGQSLRQGDQARFDEEETIHLETATSAELVLIDIPVNQVNI, encoded by the coding sequence ATCAGAATTATTCCGGCAGAAGCAAGGTACTACAGGGATAAAGGCTGGGTTGAAAGCTATTTTCTTTTATCCTATTCTGATTACTATGATCCTAAAAATCTCAATTTCGGCAGCCTGAGGGCATTTAATGAATTTATTCTTGAACCAGGTAAGGGTTTCTCATCTCATCCACATGCCGAAGTGGAAATAACAACAATAGTGCTTGAAGGAGAGATTACTCACGAAGACAATATGGGAAACAGGGGGGTTCTGGGAAAAGAAGAAGTGCAGTGTATTACCACAGGCAGGGGCATCGAACATTCGGAGTTTAACAGAGGAAAGGAGCCCCTGCGTTTTTACCAGATCTGGATTTCTCCTTATAAAAATAATCTGGAGCCGGCATACTCTAAAAAGAAATTTGAGCCTTCCGGCTGGAAGAACAGGCTACTTCCTCTGGCTTCAGGGCAGGGTTTTGAAGATGCTCTGAAAATTAATGCAGATGTGACAATTTATCGTGCCAGCCTCGAAAAAGAAAATAAGCTTCATTTTAATTCAAAGGAAGGCAGGTTTGTTTTCATATATATCTCAAATGGAGAACTCTCTGTCAATGGCCAGAGTCTCAGGCAGGGAGATCAGGCACGTTTTGATGAGGAAGAAACCATTCACCTGGAAACGGCTACTTCTGCAGAGTTAGTGCTGATTGACATACCTGTAAACCAGGTAAATATATAA